Proteins found in one Aquibium microcysteis genomic segment:
- a CDS encoding CesT family type III secretion system chaperone: MADLHQRFRGSDTILADYGLSIGLPDLAFDSDGEVVIEMGDVPVCLVAGDQEAGYVVKAHVNVPDGVPQETFAGYAAMRNGVMMGHGMGIVALDGADGGWVWTDRIEPAQLTPERLHERLLRATRNVAYWQAAIDLLAPAAEEAPAVGDPSLIIRA; the protein is encoded by the coding sequence ATGGCCGACCTTCACCAGCGTTTTCGCGGCAGCGACACGATCCTTGCCGACTACGGGCTTTCGATCGGACTGCCCGATCTCGCCTTCGATTCCGATGGCGAGGTGGTCATCGAAATGGGCGACGTTCCCGTCTGCCTGGTCGCCGGCGACCAGGAAGCGGGATACGTCGTGAAGGCCCACGTCAATGTTCCGGACGGCGTTCCGCAGGAAACCTTCGCCGGCTACGCGGCCATGCGCAACGGCGTCATGATGGGCCACGGCATGGGCATCGTCGCGCTCGACGGCGCGGACGGCGGCTGGGTCTGGACCGACCGCATCGAACCGGCGCAGCTCACGCCCGAGCGCCTGCATGAGCGCCTGCTGCGCGCGACGCGCAACGTCGCCTACTGGCAGGCGGCAATCGATCTGCTCGCGCCCGCCGCCGAAGAGGCGCCGGCCGTCGGCGACCCCTCCCTGATCATCCGCGCCTGA